AAAAAAGAGACAGTTTAATGTCAAACAGAAAGAAGGGTAGTATGATGAGAGCAGCAGTAGTTAAACAAAGCTTAGATGGATACGCAGCAGTTGTTGAGAGAGAACTCCGTCCCATCAAAGGAAATGAAGCTTTGCTAGATATGGAATATTGCGGTGTTTGCCATATGGATTTACACGTTGCAGCAGGAGATTATGGGAATAAAGCAGGTACGATACTTGGATATGAAGGTATCGGCATTGTAAAAAAAAAATAGGAGCTGATATTACCTCTCTTAAAATAGGTGATCGCGTTTACGTCGCCTATTTTTTTTGAAGGGTGTGGACACTGTGAGTATTGTGTATCAGGCAATGAAACATTTTGTCGCCAGGTAAAAAATGCAGGGTATAGTGTCGATGGGGGTATGGCGGAACAAGCTATTGTTACGGCTGATTATGCAGTTAAAGTACCTGAAAACTTAGATTCAATTCATGTAAGTTCAATTACCTGTGCAGGTGGTCTTGGTAATCTAGCTATCCAATATGCGAAAATGTCTTTAATGCGCGTGTTATTGCTGTTGATGTGAATCAAGATAAATTAACCCTTGCAAAAGCTATTGATGGACGCATGGTCATTGATTTTACTAAGTAAACTGCTTTACCTTGTTTTATACTTGCCGATCATCATAAATAGATGTTTGATGGAACTAAATTAGAGAGTGGATATTAACTATTTAAAGTTGTGATGAAAAATAGAAGAGAAAAAGTCTCTTCTATTTTTGATATTAAATCTTACTTTAAATAATGCGTTAACTGAAGAAAAAAATTGAAATACCTAAACCAAGGAATAAAAGGTCAAAGGTTATTAAAAGTGCAACTGTCCATATTCTACCAACTTTATTGTATGGGTTGAGACCGATACCATAGCCAAAAGTTCGTGGTATCCAGAGTGGGGAATTCGGTTGCTTTTTGTAATGTTGGCTAGTAATTTTGGATGATTTTACAGAAACATGTAGGAGTGTGCTACAGAGTATTAACTCTGCTATTGTTATCCACTTTGCTAGTATAATATTGTTAGTAACGAATAAGACAACTGATAAGAGGACAATGAGGGAGGTTAGTATGATTTGTGTGATATGATATTTCTTGTTGGTTAACTTGGTATGTCTTAGTTCAGACTCTTTTTTGACTTGTTTCATGTTTACTCCATTCTTAGAACTCTATGATATATTAAAAGTAGTTAATTGTCTAGCAAGTAATTAGAAGCATGCTTTACTTCTCACTTTAGCAATATCTTGTAAGTTGTATGACAATATCCTCATGTCATTGTGATCTGTGGTATGAGTGAGCTAGCATCAATAGGATGACATATAGTTGAAAAGGTGTGTTAAAATGGTCGTATGATTACTAATTATCGTTTAGAAAAAAATAAACTAGTGGCATCTAGTGATGGCGTCGACTTTATCTTAGTCAGTGAACCAAGTAGAGAAGAGATAGGGAAACTAGCGTCAGAATATGCCTTTCCCTTTGACTATATTGGTGGCATTCTTGATGACGATGAGAATGCGAGATTTGAAATGGATGCGAATCATAATCTTTTATTGTTGTTACAATATCCTTCGGTTGAGGATGGCACCACAGAGGTCTATCCATTTTCTTTAGTTGTAAATAGTCAGAAACGTGCTGTGATTCTATCTTTAAATCATGCCAGTGATTTGTCTAGTATCTTTAACCGACATTATGATATTGAACGCTATCAACATGAAATTATTTTCCAAGTGATGAGTACATTAGGGAAACTATTTCATGACTACTTGTCACAGTATAAAAAACGGATGAAAGGACTAGAAGCAGAACTTAAACAATCACAAGAGAATGCACAAATCATGGAGATAATCAGGGCTCAGAAAAGCTTAATTTATTTTGAAGCAGCGCTTGGAGATAATATTGAAGTGTATGAAAAGTTGATGGCCTATTTACGGGCCCATGATGAAAATGGCTTCTCTAATCATATCTTTGATATTTATGTTGAGGCGGATCAGGCCTTGACAACAACTAAAATACAGCTCAGACTATTGGAAAATTTAAGTGACTTATTTTCGAATATTGTCTCTAATAACCTCAATATTATCATGAAGATTATGACGAGTGCGACCTTTATAATGACTATTCCAGCTATTATTGCAGGCTTGTATGGCATGAATGTTAAGTTACCTTTTCAAAATGTGTCTTATGCTTTTTGGTTGATTATGATAGGTGCCACGCTTATTTCCTGGCTGGTTTTCCGTATCATGATTCGCAAACGCATGTTCTAACCAACTTGTGAACTAATACACATATGCGTGAAAATGATACAGAATTCACAAAAAACTATTCTGTTACATAAAAGAAAGTCTGAAAATATTAAGTTTTTCCTTGTGTAACCGCTTTCTGTGTGATAGACTTAATGTGTAAAGTAAAACAGGTGGCCAATATCGGCACACCTCTCTAGTTTAAATTAGGAGATTACATAAAATGAAAACTGAAGTAACTGAAAACGTTTTTGAAGAAGCATGGGCAGGATTTAAAGGATTAGATTGGAAAGAAAAAGCGAGCATTTCTCGTTTTGTCAAAGATAATCATGAAAAGTATGATGGTGACGAGTCATTTCTTGAAGGACCAACAGCGCGTTCTTTAAAAATCAAAGAAATCGTTGAATCAACTAAAGATCGTTATGAAGCATCTGAGTTTCCTATGGATTCAGATCGTGCGGCATCTATCGCAGGTATTCCTGCAGGCTACATTGATCAAGAAAATGAATTG
The DNA window shown above is from Lactococcus paracarnosus and carries:
- a CDS encoding magnesium transporter CorA family protein; amino-acid sequence: MITNYRLEKNKLVASSDGVDFILVSEPSREEIGKLASEYAFPFDYIGGILDDDENARFEMDANHNLLLLLQYPSVEDGTTEVYPFSLVVNSQKRAVILSLNHASDLSSIFNRHYDIERYQHEIIFQVMSTLGKLFHDYLSQYKKRMKGLEAELKQSQENAQIMEIIRAQKSLIYFEAALGDNIEVYEKLMAYLRAHDENGFSNHIFDIYVEADQALTTTKIQLRLLENLSDLFSNIVSNNLNIIMKIMTSATFIMTIPAIIAGLYGMNVKLPFQNVSYAFWLIMIGATLISWLVFRIMIRKRMF